A stretch of DNA from Oryza brachyantha chromosome 9, ObraRS2, whole genome shotgun sequence:
tgatgataaaaaaaactccgcTAAACAGTACACAGTGCCAGTATCTCTATTCATGTCAACTGGGAATTTCAGATGTGGCCAATGAATGTCAGAGGAAAATATACTTACAAATACTTCAGGGCTGTAAGCAATGTGAAATTATTGGATATCAACCCATGCAATTCGCTGTTGGAGAGATCGCTGCATAATAAATTCAATTAATGCAACGTCAAGAAAAGGTACcaactatataaaaatgatgCTGGTACATACATATCTTCCCAATAATACTTACAGAGATATTATTCTCATAGTTTTGTCATCAGTGACTTTGCTGCATCCAACACCATGCCAAGCAAAATTCTCTGGGAAACATGGATCGCCTATCCAGTTCTTCTTTATCCCATACTCATGTTTAATAGCCATGATCGCATCAACTAGCATATGAGAATAAAGAGCAAAAATTCAGCAGAAATACTTGAATATGTGTTATTTAGCGGAGCCTTTTTATCgtccttaaaaaaacattactatatttttcagtgtaaaagtttagtaccTGTTATGATAACAAATTCCTGTTTAGTGTGTCTTGTTACAGACAGATGTATAGATgctattttatcatccttaagaaGTAGCTTTTCTTTTTACTGCATTGTTCTAGTAGCTTTTCTACTATCCTTGAAAGTATGTCGAGGTAGCAAATTTTTCAGCGTAAAAGTTTAGCAACCTGAGGTATGGTggaattttacactaaaattatTGATACCTCAATATGCTTCTCaagaatagtaaaagaaaaatctaaattctGGTACCTTAAAGAAAAGATGATACCTTAATATACCTTCTAAGAATAGCAAAAACGCTCGATAGGCAGATAGTAGAGCTTACAGTCTTGGGGGGACGTCATCGGGTTGTCGTGGATGATGCGACCGTAGACCTCGTAAGCGTTGAGCATTGGGGGCAGATCAGACATGGCAGTGGCAGTTAGCTTGACTGAAAAACCTTCTGCATCCATGGACCAAATGGTGATGGACGAACCATCCAGGTATCTCGGACTGATTGGGCTGCTCtgcgcgccgtcgtcgatcGAAGCAGTGAACTGGCGAGACTTGTTATTCTGGAAGTCCGCGAAGTGCAGGATCACCAGATGATCACGGGGCGGTACTTCTGCTCTCTTTGAATGGAGAATTAGCTCCCTGGAgttgccggccgccgccggcacaaAGGCTGTCTCGAGAACACGCGAGGGAACCTCGAATTGGGAGCTCGGCGAGATGGTTGATGGGGTGGAGATGTTTGAGgcatcgtcgtcttcctccagTTCCCATGCGTACCAGTACCGATCGTACTCATCATCAGGGTACCTGTACGGTTGAAAGCAAATTGGGTAAGAATACtatctttatttaaaaaaataacagggTAAGTTTACAATATTAGCAAGAAGCAGCTTCCcgcaaaagagagagagaagaaattggCTGACTTATTAATTCCCCGGccttcccaaaaaaaaaaaattatcattcgGCGAAGAGTTTTATCCGTATAGAATTTCTACTACATAAACTACCagcataatataataaaatcaaatccatAGATACAATAGCCGGTTCTCATTCAAAGAAACGAAGCTTTGGAGTGACATATAGATTGACGTGCAATGGAGCTGCTCCTTATGGTACAACCATGTAGGGAAGTAGACCAATACGTACCTTACTATATTATCGTCGGCGCTCCACCTCATACTCCTCCGTTCGAAGAGCGAGAGCGATTGATTGGCCATCACCGGGTAGGGCAAGTCCCCAAGCGGCCTTAGCTCCACCGTGGACACAAACGGCGTGCCCTGGCCGATGTTGACGAGGCACACCGGCACCCAGCTCGCCCACGCCACGAACACCGCCGCGTAGGCTTGGTAGCCGTAGTTATCGTCGCCAGTATCCAGGTTCACGGTGTCCCAGTGGTTCACCCCGAGCGTTAGGTTGAACCTTAGTGACGCACTGTCGAGGTTGTCGTAGTTGCCATACAAGAACTCCAACCGGACGTTGTACTTGCCCCCGACATCGTTGGTCGGCAGCGTGTAGCAGTTCCGGCCACCCCCGTCAGCGGTGGCCGCCGGGAAGCTCCTAAGTGTGTAGAGGGTTTTGTAGCGAGGGCCCTGCCAGTCCTTCTGGTACACGGTGGTCACCTTGCTGTTGTTGCCGCCATCGACGTACACGCCGTCGGCGACGTAGGTGATGCCACCGGCTAGGTCATCCGTATAGGTGTCATCTTCATCGTCTAAACCGCAGTCGATGCTTAAGAACCCTAATGTGCACAAAAGATTAATGCTTtactctctatttttttatatgacgctattgacttttaggtttACTCCATCCATGGGCTAAGCTAGCCGTAGAGTTCTCATCCATTCTCTCAAACACATTAGATGAAATATGAgtgattatttagtttttcaaAAACTATTTAACGATATAGACaatagaattaactattacaaagttaTAAATCGATTGTAAAAATCTAGGAGGAtgaattaacatatatatatatatatatatatatgagcaattttacagtacttgagTAGGGActgagaggtaccaaaattttagcgtaaaatttggtacctcataaTATCTAGGTACCCAGAGGTACCaaagttttacaataaatttttagtacctctcggtaccttctcaagaactgtaaaattactttacatatatatctatatatatattttgtagaaaaCACAAGTTCGAAAAGCTTGCATGCAAAagttaagaataaaatatctctctatatatattagttaacTAGAGGCTCTTGTAGTAGCTcccattaaaatataacttaattACTAAAAGCAAAGGGGTATATAGTAAACTATGTCGTATATATTATGAGAAACTGATGCAAGTTTCATAAGAATTTCGAGAGCGATCAAGAAGGGAGTACTAACAGACCTGTCTGGTCGGCTGCAGTAACCCCAGCTTCTAACAAGAACAAAGCAAGGAGAACCAAGAGCCCCATCTATCTCGTTTCACTTGCAAACGCAAAATGACTAGCTATCTAGgtaatatatgtattaatgtaGACTGGCCAACAACTAGCGTGGCACATCGATCAATTAATTGACGGATTGAATTATTCGTTTCGTTTGTACATCGATCCACCCACAGCTGCCGCACGGATCAGGATCGATCATCTGTCGCTGTACCTATACCCATTTGTTCAAGCCCTGTCTATATACATCACTGTTCTTCACTATCCTAGTAGTTCCCGGAGTTGACTAACTACACATTCATTTCCATGAGACTTTTATAACGTATAAATTTCCTGCAGTTGACTGAGTTGTTAGCTTTTTCTTTCGATGGCAAATCCTACCTACCTCAGCATTGAATGTTCGTACTGCTGTGTGTGAGAAAATTGGGTGTTCAGGATGACGAGGATTCAAAAGACGCAAGAGATACACATAAATATGAATGTGTTTTATAATACGGCCTCGTTATTTGTCTGAAATTAAGAGTAAGcgaaacaacatatatattaatataatttataggtaaaaattttatacacgtgTTCTCGacaatttaaaagcaaagagcgaaaaataaactacgataaaaaacattttagtcttaa
This window harbors:
- the LOC102701477 gene encoding probable LRR receptor-like serine/threonine-protein kinase At1g05700 translates to MGLLVLLALFLLEAGVTAADQTGFLSIDCGLDDEDDTYTDDLAGGITYVADGVYVDGGNNSKVTTVYQKDWQGPRYKTLYTLRSFPAATADGGGRNCYTLPTNDVGGKYNVRLEFLYGNYDNLDSASLRFNLTLGVNHWDTVNLDTGDDNYGYQAYAAVFVAWASWVPVCLVNIGQGTPFVSTVELRPLGDLPYPVMANQSLSLFERRSMRWSADDNIVRYPDDEYDRYWYAWELEEDDDASNISTPSTISPSSQFEVPSRVLETAFVPAAAGNSRELILHSKRAEVPPRDHLVILHFADFQNNKSRQFTASIDDGAQSSPISPRYLDGSSITIWSMDAEGFSVKLTATAMSDLPPMLNAYEVYGRIIHDNPMTSPQDFDAIMAIKHEYGIKKNWIGDPCFPENFAWHGVGCSKVTDDKTMRIISLDLSNSELHGLISNNFTLLTALKYLNLSCNQLNGTVPDSLRKSNGSIIFSYESDGDMCKKTITSSPSRNGKAKLAASVVAPVIVVAILVVAYLIWRTKRKPHHATDDSTMVAQMMVAPPGHWTSHWDHLERPENRRFTYEELEKFTGNFKHLIGHGGFGNVYYGRLEDNTEVAVKMRSESSSHGLDEFLAEVQNLTKVYHRNLVFLLGYCWEKDHLALVYEYMCSGNLCDYLRGKSGIARTMKWATRVRVLLEAAQGLDYLHKGCTLPIIHGDVKTHNILLDQNLKAKIADFGLSKTYHSDSQTHVSTTAAGSMGYIDPEYYVTGRLTEGSDIYSFGVVLLEVTTGEPPIIPGNDHIIQRVMQKMVTGNISSVVDARLGDSFNVNSIWKVLDTAIMCTADIASQRPTMATVVTQLKEGLALEEAHGDLGDMENVARDNISSMSMLGPSAR